From a region of the Castanea sativa cultivar Marrone di Chiusa Pesio chromosome 10, ASM4071231v1 genome:
- the LOC142613540 gene encoding calcium/calmodulin-regulated receptor-like kinase 1, whose product MWLFGFSTSHPRNLWIMGAILLVVLLTMVIKKWAVYVEDQEKKRLEREGDQKQLHGTSRTACSLCFPGVIRTYALQELKMATAGFKFRIGVGATSFVYLAELGDGRFGAVKRVMEERGGSRKVFLDEVSVLLRISHPNLVGLLGFCLDKGEQLLLLEYIPNKSLFDKMHTYHGQFSGILTWSNRLNIALDIARTLEYLHSQADPPIIHRDVKSSNILLVDNNHAKLADFGLCKLGYGTEHGSQTPTSVKGSFGYIDTIYLSTGLVSPKSDVYSFGVLLLELITGLKSIQGSLTLVEWTKECRKSNDIEALARMLDPKLNGDANLEQLRSLISVANSTLLENLERRPDMSQIVDVILSSIEPKLQLELPI is encoded by the exons ATGTGGCTCTTTGGTTTCTCCACCAGCCATCCAAGAAACCTATGGATAATGGGTGCTATTCTACTGGTGGTTCTTCTAACCATGGTCATAAAGAAGTGGGCAGTCTACGTAGAAGACCAAGAAAAAAAACGGTTAGAAAGAGAAGGTGATCAGAAACAACTCCATGGAACTTCAAGGACTGCATGTAGTTTGTGTTTCCCAGGTGTTATAAGGACATATGCGCTCCAAGAGTTGAAAATGGCAACCGCGGGTTTCAAGTTTCGTATCGGGGTCGGAGCCACTTCTTTCGTGTATCTTGCGGAGCTTGGAGATGGAAGATTTGGTGCAGTGAAGCGGGTGATGGAGGAGAGAGGTGGTAGCAGGAAGGTGTTCTTGGATGAAGTTTCAGTTTTGCTAAGAATTTCTCATCCAAATTTGGTGGGCTTATTGGGCTTTTGCTTGGACAAAG GTGAGCAACTTCTACTACTGGAGTACATCCCAAACAAAAGCCTTTTTGATAAAATGCACACATACCATGGCCAATTCTCAGGGATATTGACATGGTCTAACCGATTGAACATTGCTCTAGACATTGCTCGAACCCTTGAGTACCTTCACTCACAAGCCGACCCACCCATCATTCACAGAGATGTCAAGTCCTCTAACATTCTCTTAGTTGACAATAACCATGCCAAGCTTGCTGATTTTGGCCTTTGCAAGTTGGGCTATGGCACAGAACATGGCTCACAAACTCCAACTAGTGTAAAAGGTTCATTTGGTTACATTGACACTATTTATCTCAGTACAGGCCTAGTCTCACCTAAGagtgatgtttatagttttgggGTCTTATTGCTTGAGCTAATAACGGGCTTGAAATCCATACAAGGCTCACTGACACTTGTGGAATGGACCAAGGAATGCCGGAAGAGCAATGATATTGAAGCCTTGGCTAGAATGTTGGATCCAAAACTAAATGGTGATGCAAATTTAGAGCAACTACGATCTTTGATTAGTGTAGCCAACTCGACATTACTTGAGAATTTAGAAAGGAGACCTGATATGAGCCAGATTGTGGACGTGATTTTGAGTTCTATAGAACCCAAACTCCAGTTAGAGTTGCCGATATAA